A genomic region of Camelus ferus isolate YT-003-E chromosome 35, BCGSAC_Cfer_1.0, whole genome shotgun sequence contains the following coding sequences:
- the SKIDA1 gene encoding SKI/DACH domain-containing protein 1, whose product MGDLKSGFEEVDGVRLGYLIIKGKQMFALSQVFTDLLKNIPRTTVHKRMDHLKVKKHHCDLEELRKLKAINSIAFHAAKCTLISREDVEALYTSCKTERVLKTKRRRVGRALATKAPPPERAAAATSPRPGFWKDKHQLWRGLSGAARPLPISAQSPRPGAAAARPATHLPQIFSKYPGSHYPEIVRSPCKPPLNYETAPLQGNYVAFHSDPAYFRSLLCSKHPAAAAAAAAAAAAAAAAAAAAAAAYYQASAAGPQTKAAAGAGGPVSLTYRCKRKRGSAKDCLLAPHAGARRLLLLPRSYKAKAAAAAAAAAAAAAAAGATCLERFHLVNGFCPPPHHHHHHHHHHHHHHHHHRAQQPQQNHHPPHHHRPQPHLGSFPESCSSDSESSSYSDHAANDSDFGSSLSSSSNSVSSEEEEEEGEEEEEEEEEEEEGGSGASDSSEVSSEEEDSSTESDSSSGSSQVSVQSIRFRRTSFCKPPSVQAQANFLYHLASAAAATKPAAFEDAGRLPDLKSSVKAESPEEWNLQSWAPKASPVYCPASLGSCFTEIRNDRVSEITFPHSEISSTVKRTDLTINCLAEGASSPSPKTNNAFPQQRILREARKCLQATPTTHCADNNSIAARFLKNDSSGAAANSEKDSKIPHCTEFATDLPSSSTHPEVNAAAAPTKAENPCTDTGDKTLPFLHNIKIKVEDSSANEEYEPDLITNKLKCECNDTKGEFYSVTESKEEDALLTTAKEGFACPEKETPSLNPLAQSQGLSCTLSSPKPEDGEYKFGARVRKNYRTLVLGKRPVLQTPPVKPNLKSARSPRPTGKTETHEGTLDDFTVINRRKKVASNVASAMKRPFNFMANFPCPPSLIIGKDGDLWPAYSLNTTKDSQPPHKAHPIWKWQLGGSAIPLPPSHKFRKFNS is encoded by the coding sequence ATGGGAGACCTGAAGTCAGGTTTTGAAGAGGTGGATGGCGTGAGGCTCGGCTACCTCATCATTAAAGGAAAGCAAATGTTTGCCCTTTCCCAAGTCTTCACGGATCTGCTGAAAAACATCCCGAGGACGACCGTGCACAAGCGCATGGATCATCTGAAAGTGAAAAAGCACCACTGCGATCTGGAGGAGTTGCGGAAACTCAAGGCAATCAACAGCATCGCCTTCCACGCCGCCAAATGCACGCTCATCTCCCGGGAAGACGTGGAAGCGCTCTACACCTCCTGCAAAACCGAGCGTGTCCTCAAGACCAAGCGCAGGAGAGTCGGCCGGGCCCTGGCCACAAAGGCGCCTCCGCCGGAGCGCGCCGCCGCGGCCACTAGCCCCCGCCCGGGTTTTTGGAAGGACAAGCACCAACTTTGGCGGGGCCTGAGCGGAGCCGCGCGGCCCCTGCCAATCAGCGCGCAGTCCCCGCGCcccggcgccgccgccgcgcgccccGCCACCCATCTACCTCAGATTTTTAGCAAATACCCGGGCTCTCACTACCCGGAAATCGTGCGCTCGCCTTGCAAACCCCCTCTAAACTATGAAACTGCCCCGCTCCAGGGAAACTACGTTGCTTTCCACTCGGACCCTGCTTACTTTCGGAGCCTGCTGTGCAGCAAGcacccggccgccgccgccgccgccgccgccgccgccgctgccgccgctgccgccgccgccgccgccgccgccgcctacTACCAGGCGTCCGCGGCCGGGCCGCAGACCAAAGCGGCGGCGGGCGCCGGAGGCCCGGTGAGCCTGACCTACCGGTGCAAGCGCAAGCGCGGGAGCGCCAAGGACTGCCTGCTCGCGCCCCACGCCGGCGCCCgccgcctgctgctgctgcccaggtCCTACAAAGCCaaggcggcggccgcggcggcggcggcggcggcggcggcggcggccgccgggGCCACTTGCCTGGAGAGGTTTCATCTGGTTAACGGCTTCTGCccgcctccccaccaccaccaccaccaccaccaccatcaccaccatcaccaccaccaccaccgggCCCAGCAGCCGCAGCAGAATCACCACCCCCCTCATCACCACCGGCCTCAGCCCCATCTGGGCAGCTTTCCCGAGAGTTGCAGCAGCGACTCCGAGTCCAGCTCCTACTCGGACCATGCAGCCAACGACTCAGATTTTGGCTCCAGTTTGTCCAGCTCCAGCAACTCTGTGTCCtcggaggaagaggaggaggagggagaggaggaggaggaagaggaggaggaagaggaggaggggggcagtgGGGCCTCGGATTCCAGTGAAGTCAGCTCGGAGGAGGAGGACTCGTCCACCGAGTCAGACTCCAGCTCCGGCTCCAGCCAAGTGTCAGTGCAGAGCATCCGTTTCAGGCGCACCAGCTTCTGCAAGCCTCCCAGCGTGCAGGCGCAGGCCAACTTCTTGTACCATCTGGCCTCGGCCGCTGCTGCAACCAAACCCGCTGCTTTCGAGGATGCCGGCAGACTTCCCGACCTCAAGAGTAGTGTCAAAGCGGAGTCGCCCGAGGAGTGGAATCTGCAGAGCTGGGCTCCCAAAGCGTCTCCAGTGTACTGCCCGGCCAGCCTGGGGAGTTGTTTCACAGAGATAAGGAACGATAGGGTATCTGAGATTACATTCCCACACTCTGAAATTTCCAGCACTGTAAAGAGAACTGACCTGACAATTAACTGCCTGGCGGAGGGGGCCTCTTCACCTAGCCCAAAGACAAACAATGCATTTCCACAACAAAGAATACTCCGAGAGGCTAGGAAATGCCTACAAGCAACTCCTACGACACACTGTGCAGATAACAATTCAATAGCTGCTAGGTTCTTAAAGAATGATTCTTCAGGAGCAGCAGCAAATTCAGAAAAAGATTCCAAAATCCCTCATTGTACTGAATTTGCTACGGATTTGCCCTCTTCGTCAACCCATCCCGAGGTGAATGCAGCCGCAGCACCAACTAAAGCCGAGAATCCCTGCACTGACACGGGCGACAAGACATTGCCATTTCTGCACAATATTAAAATCAAAGTAGAAGACAGTAGTGCTAATGAAGAATATGAACCTGACCTTATTACAAATAAGCTAAAGTGTGAGTGCAATGATACAAAGGGTGAGTTTTACAGTGTGACTGAAAGTAAAGAGGAGGACGCCTTGTTAACCACAGCCAAGGAAGGTTTTGCATGCCCTGAAAAAGAAACTCCTTCCTTAAATCCACTGGCTCAGAGTCAGGGCCTTTCATGCACTTTAAGTTCTCCAAAACCTGAGGATGGGGAATATAAATTTGGTGCCAGGGTGAGAAAAAATTACCGGACACTAGTACTGGGAAAGCGACCTGTACTTCAGACACCTCCAGTCAAACCAAATCTGAAATCAGCTAGAAGTCCTCGTCCTACAGGTAAAACTGAGACACATGAAGGAACACTGGATGATTTTACAGTTATAAACAGACGCAAAAAGGTAGCCAGCAATGTAGCATCAGCAATGAAAAGGCCATTTAATTTCATGGCAAATTTTCCTTGTCCACCATCACTCATTATTGGGAAGGATGGGGATTTGTGGCCGGCGTATTCCTTAAACACCACTAAGGATTCCCAACCTCCTCACAAGGCCCATCCTATATGGAAATGGCAGCTGGGCGGTTCTGCAATACCTCTTCCACCTAGTCacaaattcaggaaatttaattCATAA